In the Burkholderia multivorans ATCC BAA-247 genome, GCCGCCGAACGCGTGCACCGACTGCGGCGTGAGGCCGAGGTGCGCGCATACCGGCACCGAGCGCTCGACGAGGAAGCGGATCGTCTCGGCGAGCCATTCGCCGCCTTCGAGCTTGACCATCTGCGCGCCTGCGCGCATCAGCTCGACCGCGTTCGCGAACGCATCGGCCGGCGTGCCGTAGGTGCCGAACGGCAGATCGGCGACGACGAGCGCACGCGGCTGCGCGCGCGCGACGCATGCGGTGTGATACGCGATGTCGGCGAGCGACACGGGCAGCGTCGTCGAGTGGCCCTGCAGCACGTTGCCGAGCGAATCGCCGATCAGCAGCACGTCGGTGCCCGCGCGGTCGAGCAATGCGGCGAAGCTCGCGTCGTAGCACGTGAGCATCGCGATCTTCTCGCCGGCGTCGCGCATCGCCTGCAGCTTCGGCACCGTCACGGCAGGCCGGCTCGATTCCTGGAGATAGGTCATGGAGAAATCCGGT is a window encoding:
- the panB gene encoding 3-methyl-2-oxobutanoate hydroxymethyltransferase gives rise to the protein MTYLQESSRPAVTVPKLQAMRDAGEKIAMLTCYDASFAALLDRAGTDVLLIGDSLGNVLQGHSTTLPVSLADIAYHTACVARAQPRALVVADLPFGTYGTPADAFANAVELMRAGAQMVKLEGGEWLAETIRFLVERSVPVCAHLGLTPQSVHAFGGFKVQGKTEAGAAQLLRDARAIEAAGAQLVVLEAVPTLVAAEVTHMLKIPTIGIGAGADCSGQVLVLHDMLGIFPGKRPRFVKDFMQGQPNIEAAVDAYVKAVKDGSFPGPEHSF